A stretch of Arthrobacter sp. NEB 688 DNA encodes these proteins:
- a CDS encoding MFS transporter: MPQPRHASLATFALILGGIAIGTTEFVTMGLLPDIAYGVDVSIPTAGHAISAYAAGVVVGAPLIAALGATLPRKGLLVGLMVAFAVGNALSALAPGYETLVGARFLAGLPHGAYFGVAALVAVDLAPPGRAGRAVGTVMLGIPVANVLGVPGATWLGQTLGWRSAYWLVAVLGLLTVALVLAQVPHLPGDRSKTVRSELGALTNLQVLLTLAVGAVGFGGMFAMYSYIAPTVTDVTGLPASAVPLFLLVFGVAGFVGNLLAGRMGDWSVLRSVVIGMVGLGISLGLFALVAQWVVPALLVLALTSVLASVLVINLQLRLMQVAGKAQTLAAAGNHAALNLANALGAWLGGVVIARGYGYTAPSWVGVGLSVLGLAVLGVSLLVHERTAPWRRPGRRAAAERAESLRAG; this comes from the coding sequence GTGCCCCAGCCCCGACACGCCTCCCTCGCCACGTTCGCCCTCATCCTCGGGGGCATCGCCATCGGGACGACCGAGTTCGTCACGATGGGCCTGCTCCCCGACATCGCCTACGGGGTCGACGTGTCCATCCCGACCGCAGGGCACGCCATCTCGGCCTACGCCGCCGGCGTCGTCGTGGGGGCGCCGCTCATCGCTGCGCTCGGGGCGACGCTGCCGCGCAAGGGGCTGCTCGTCGGGCTCATGGTGGCCTTCGCCGTCGGCAACGCGCTCAGCGCGCTCGCCCCCGGCTACGAGACGCTCGTCGGGGCCCGCTTCCTCGCCGGCCTGCCGCACGGCGCGTACTTCGGGGTCGCGGCGCTCGTCGCCGTCGACCTCGCCCCGCCGGGCCGCGCCGGCCGGGCCGTCGGCACGGTGATGCTCGGCATCCCCGTCGCCAACGTCCTCGGGGTGCCGGGGGCGACCTGGCTCGGGCAGACCCTCGGCTGGCGCTCGGCCTACTGGCTCGTCGCGGTCCTCGGCCTGCTCACCGTCGCGCTCGTCCTCGCCCAGGTGCCCCACCTGCCGGGCGACCGCAGCAAGACCGTCCGCTCCGAGCTCGGCGCGCTGACCAACCTCCAGGTGCTGCTCACGCTCGCGGTCGGGGCCGTCGGCTTCGGGGGGATGTTCGCGATGTACTCCTACATCGCCCCGACCGTCACCGACGTCACCGGGCTGCCGGCCTCCGCCGTCCCGCTCTTCCTGCTCGTGTTCGGCGTCGCCGGCTTCGTCGGCAACCTCCTCGCGGGGCGCATGGGCGACTGGTCGGTGCTGCGCTCGGTCGTCATCGGGATGGTCGGCCTGGGCATCTCGCTCGGCCTCTTCGCGCTCGTCGCGCAGTGGGTCGTGCCGGCGCTGCTCGTCCTCGCGCTGACCTCGGTCCTGGCGTCCGTGCTCGTCATCAACCTCCAGCTGCGGCTCATGCAGGTCGCCGGCAAGGCGCAGACCCTCGCCGCGGCGGGCAACCACGCGGCGCTCAACCTCGCCAACGCGCTCGGCGCCTGGCTCGGCGGGGTCGTCATCGCCCGCGGCTACGGCTACACCGCGCCTTCGTGGGTCGGGGTGGGCCTGTCGGTCCTCGGCCTCGCGGTGCTCGGCGTCTCGCTCCTCGTGCACGAGCGCACGGCCCCCTGGCGCCGGCCGGGGCGCCGCGCCGCCGCCGAGCGCGCCGAGTCGCTGCGCGCCGGCTGA
- a CDS encoding alkene reductase encodes MPDLFTPLPSPFGELPHRVVLAPLTRNRADENGVPTDLQVEYYRQRASAALVITEGTQPSAVGQGYLTTPGIHSDAQVEGWRRVADAVHGEGGKIVVQLMHAGRVSHPDNKHGLETVAPSPLAAPGEMFTADGMKPHPVPRELAEDEIPSVVAEYVDASRRAVEAGLDGVEVHGANGYLIHQFLAPGSNERTDGYGGSPENRARFGVEVVRAVVDAIGADKVGLRLSPAHNIQGATEEDPADVLATYTAFMEGIRGLGIAYVSVLADPQAEVTGRIRDLHDGLFLLNTGFAEVTTKESAEELVSGGHADAVVVGRLFLANPDLPRRWQEGAELNEPDADTFYGGGAEGYTDYPFLDDEEQKSA; translated from the coding sequence GTGCCCGACCTGTTCACCCCCCTGCCCAGCCCCTTCGGCGAGCTGCCGCACCGCGTCGTGCTCGCGCCGCTGACCCGCAACCGCGCCGACGAGAACGGCGTCCCCACCGACCTCCAGGTCGAGTACTACCGCCAGCGGGCCTCGGCCGCCCTCGTCATCACCGAGGGCACGCAGCCGAGCGCGGTGGGCCAGGGCTACCTGACGACCCCCGGCATCCACAGCGACGCGCAGGTCGAGGGCTGGCGCAGGGTCGCCGACGCCGTGCACGGCGAGGGCGGCAAGATCGTCGTCCAGCTCATGCACGCGGGCCGCGTCTCCCACCCCGACAACAAGCACGGCCTCGAGACGGTCGCGCCGAGCCCCCTGGCCGCCCCCGGCGAGATGTTCACCGCCGACGGGATGAAGCCGCACCCGGTGCCGCGCGAGCTGGCCGAGGACGAGATCCCCTCGGTCGTCGCCGAGTACGTCGACGCCTCCCGCCGCGCGGTCGAGGCCGGCCTCGACGGCGTCGAGGTCCACGGCGCCAACGGCTACCTCATCCACCAGTTCCTCGCGCCCGGCTCGAACGAGCGCACCGACGGCTACGGCGGCTCCCCGGAGAACCGGGCGCGCTTCGGCGTCGAGGTCGTCCGCGCCGTCGTCGACGCGATCGGCGCCGACAAGGTCGGCCTGCGGCTCTCGCCCGCGCACAACATCCAGGGCGCCACCGAGGAGGACCCGGCCGACGTGCTCGCCACGTACACGGCGTTCATGGAGGGCATCCGCGGCCTCGGCATCGCCTACGTGTCGGTGCTCGCCGACCCGCAGGCCGAGGTGACGGGCCGCATCCGCGACCTGCACGACGGGCTCTTCCTCCTCAACACCGGCTTCGCCGAGGTGACGACGAAGGAGAGCGCCGAGGAGCTCGTCTCCGGCGGCCACGCCGACGCGGTCGTCGTCGGGCGCCTCTTCCTCGCCAACCCTGACCTGCCGCGCCGCTGGCAGGAGGGCGCCGAGCTCAACGAGCCGGACGCCGACACCTTCTACGGCGGCGGCGCCGAGGGCTACACCGACTACCCGTTCCTCGACGACGAGGAGCAGAAGTCGGCCTGA
- a CDS encoding tautomerase family protein, translated as MPLVHLHVIEGRRDAAELRRLADVVHEVLRERFAAPPRDRYQLVTEHKPGGIIVEDTGLGFERTDDVVLVQVVQQGRTTEQKQALYAGLAERLGAECGLAGTDLVVSVTENTTADWSFGMGVAQFVTGDL; from the coding sequence GTGCCGCTCGTCCACCTCCACGTCATCGAGGGCCGGCGCGACGCCGCCGAGCTCCGCCGCCTCGCCGACGTCGTCCACGAGGTCCTGCGCGAGCGCTTCGCGGCCCCGCCCCGCGACCGCTACCAGCTGGTCACCGAGCACAAGCCGGGCGGGATCATCGTCGAGGACACCGGGCTGGGCTTCGAGCGCACCGACGACGTCGTCCTGGTCCAGGTCGTCCAGCAGGGACGCACCACCGAGCAGAAGCAGGCCCTCTACGCCGGCCTCGCCGAGCGGCTGGGGGCCGAGTGCGGCCTCGCCGGCACCGACCTCGTCGTGTCCGTGACCGAGAACACGACCGCCGACTGGTCCTTCGGGATGGGCGTCGCCCAGTTCGTCACCGGCGACCTCTGA
- a CDS encoding crotonase/enoyl-CoA hydratase family protein, with product MSAPVSCTVDGGIAQVRLDRPDKLNALTLDTLEGLVETARSLRADRTLRGVVLGGAGESFCAGLDFATVLREPPRVARAFVPRPWRGTNLFQEACWAWRRLPVPVVAAVHGHCYGGGLQIALAADLRMTTPDARWSVLEARWGLVPDMSGVQALSQQVRLDVAKRLTMTGEVVSGTRAVELGLASEVHDEPFVAATRFLEQVATRSPDAVAATKRIFERTWSAGPRRTFARERLEQARLLGRGNTKAAREAALRSETPSFGPRAR from the coding sequence ATGTCCGCGCCCGTGTCCTGCACCGTCGACGGCGGCATCGCGCAGGTCCGCCTCGACCGCCCCGACAAGCTCAACGCCCTCACCCTCGACACGCTCGAGGGGCTCGTCGAGACCGCGCGCTCGCTGCGGGCCGACCGCACGCTGCGCGGCGTCGTCCTCGGCGGGGCCGGCGAGTCCTTCTGCGCCGGGCTCGACTTCGCGACCGTCCTGCGGGAGCCGCCCCGGGTCGCCCGGGCCTTCGTCCCCCGGCCCTGGCGCGGCACCAACCTCTTCCAGGAGGCCTGCTGGGCCTGGCGGCGCCTGCCCGTGCCCGTCGTCGCGGCCGTCCACGGCCACTGCTACGGCGGCGGGCTGCAGATCGCGCTCGCCGCGGACCTGCGGATGACGACCCCCGACGCGCGGTGGTCGGTGCTCGAGGCCCGGTGGGGGCTCGTGCCGGACATGAGCGGTGTGCAGGCCCTCTCGCAGCAGGTGCGCCTCGACGTCGCCAAGCGGCTGACCATGACGGGGGAGGTGGTGAGCGGCACGCGCGCGGTCGAGCTGGGCCTCGCGAGCGAGGTGCACGACGAGCCGTTCGTCGCCGCGACCCGCTTCCTCGAGCAGGTGGCCACGCGCTCGCCGGACGCCGTCGCCGCGACGAAGCGCATCTTCGAGCGGACGTGGAGCGCCGGCCCGCGTCGGACCTTCGCCCGCGAGCGGCTGGAACAGGCCCGCCTGCTCGGCCGCGGCAACACGAAGGCCGCCCGCGAGGCCGCGCTCCGGAGCGAGACCCCCTCGTTCGGGCCCCGCGCCCGATGA
- a CDS encoding molybdopterin-dependent oxidoreductase has protein sequence MTATTTRSTGSAGSAGSATTRRAACTLCEAMCGLVVTQDPSGAVTGIRGDDTDPLSRGHLCPKAFALPQVQDDPDRLRRPLVRGADGELHEATWDEAFRRAAELLAGVQREHGDDALAVYLGNPNVHSLGALTHHPTLVRLLRTRTRFSATSVDQLPHHVVAHALYGHQFLLPVPDIDRTDLLVLVGHNPMASNGSLWTVPDFPGRRRELASRGGRLVVLDPRRTETAKVADAHHFVRPGSDAAVLLALVREVLASGRARPAAWADGLDAVRAAVEPFTPELAERASGMPAEAVRALAGKLLDARSAAVHGRMGASTQAHGVVCQWAVQLLNLLTGNLDRPGGTMFTTPAVDLVGRGVLSPGGFSRRRTRVRGLPGFGGELPVSALAEEIATPGEGQVRALLTIAGNPVSSTPGGHRLDEALGSLDALVCVDFYLNETTRHADVVLPPTGPLERDHYDLVFHLLAVRDTARFTPAVLPKDPDGRHDWEIARDLGLAYLRARGTSPRRRLSRASLALEARLRTSPTRQLDVLLRTGGAGLSVRRLRAAGPGGLDLGPLRPRLPGRLRTRDRRVDLATPLVLDALPGVLAALEDAGGAGLLLVGRRHQRDNNSWLHNAAVLTKGRPRHALLVHPDDLAAHGLADGDRVRVASAVGEVVVEAAASTDVMRGVVSLPHGYGHARDGVRMRTATTLPGVSVNDLTDPGVVDPLSGNAVLNGVPVTLAPAPATPQ, from the coding sequence ATGACGGCCACGACCACCCGGAGCACCGGGTCCGCCGGGTCGGCCGGGTCCGCCACGACGCGACGGGCGGCGTGCACGCTGTGCGAGGCGATGTGCGGCCTCGTCGTCACGCAGGACCCCTCGGGCGCGGTGACCGGCATCCGCGGTGACGACACCGACCCGCTGTCGCGGGGGCACCTGTGCCCCAAGGCGTTCGCCCTGCCGCAGGTCCAGGACGACCCGGACCGGCTGCGGCGGCCCCTCGTCCGCGGCGCGGACGGCGAGCTGCACGAGGCCACGTGGGACGAGGCGTTCCGGCGGGCGGCCGAGCTGCTGGCGGGCGTGCAGCGCGAGCACGGGGACGACGCGCTCGCGGTCTACCTGGGCAACCCGAACGTCCACAGCCTCGGGGCGCTGACCCACCACCCGACCCTCGTGCGGCTGCTGCGCACCCGGACCCGCTTCTCCGCGACGTCGGTCGACCAGCTGCCGCACCACGTCGTCGCGCACGCCCTCTACGGCCACCAGTTCCTCCTGCCGGTGCCCGACATCGACCGCACCGACCTGCTCGTGCTCGTCGGGCACAACCCGATGGCCTCCAACGGGTCGCTCTGGACGGTGCCGGACTTCCCCGGGCGGCGGCGCGAGCTGGCCTCGCGCGGAGGCCGGCTCGTCGTCCTCGACCCGCGGCGTACCGAGACCGCGAAGGTCGCGGACGCCCACCACTTCGTCCGCCCGGGCTCGGACGCCGCGGTGCTGCTCGCGCTCGTCCGGGAGGTGCTGGCCTCCGGTCGGGCCCGGCCCGCGGCGTGGGCCGACGGCCTCGACGCCGTCCGCGCCGCCGTCGAGCCCTTCACCCCCGAGCTCGCCGAGCGCGCGAGCGGGATGCCGGCCGAGGCCGTGCGCGCGCTGGCGGGGAAGCTCCTCGACGCGCGGTCGGCCGCGGTCCACGGCCGGATGGGGGCCTCGACCCAGGCGCACGGCGTCGTGTGCCAGTGGGCGGTGCAGCTGCTCAACCTCCTCACCGGCAACCTCGACCGGCCGGGCGGGACGATGTTCACGACGCCGGCCGTCGACCTCGTCGGTCGGGGCGTGCTCTCGCCGGGAGGGTTCTCGCGCAGGCGCACCCGCGTCCGTGGCCTGCCCGGGTTCGGGGGCGAGCTGCCGGTCTCGGCCCTCGCCGAGGAGATCGCGACCCCCGGCGAGGGGCAGGTGCGGGCGCTGCTGACCATCGCGGGGAACCCCGTGTCGTCGACGCCCGGCGGGCACCGGCTCGACGAGGCCCTGGGGTCGCTCGACGCCCTGGTCTGCGTCGACTTCTACCTCAACGAGACGACCCGCCACGCCGATGTCGTGCTCCCTCCGACCGGTCCGCTGGAGCGCGACCACTACGACCTCGTCTTCCACCTGCTGGCCGTCCGCGACACCGCGCGCTTCACGCCGGCCGTCCTCCCGAAGGACCCCGATGGGCGCCACGACTGGGAGATCGCCCGCGACCTCGGCCTCGCGTACCTGCGGGCCCGGGGCACCTCGCCGCGTCGACGGCTCTCCCGGGCCTCGCTGGCCCTCGAGGCGCGCCTGCGGACCTCGCCGACCCGTCAGCTCGACGTCCTGCTGCGCACCGGCGGCGCCGGGCTCTCGGTGCGCCGGCTGCGGGCCGCCGGCCCGGGCGGGCTCGACCTCGGGCCGCTGCGGCCGCGGCTGCCCGGGCGGCTGCGCACGCGGGACCGGCGCGTCGACCTCGCGACGCCGCTCGTGCTGGACGCCTTGCCGGGGGTGCTCGCCGCCCTCGAGGACGCCGGCGGCGCGGGGCTGCTCCTCGTCGGCCGCCGCCACCAGCGCGACAACAACTCGTGGCTGCACAACGCCGCGGTCCTCACGAAGGGACGTCCGCGGCACGCGCTGCTCGTCCATCCCGACGACCTCGCGGCGCACGGGCTCGCCGACGGCGACCGGGTGCGAGTGGCGTCCGCGGTCGGCGAGGTGGTCGTCGAGGCCGCGGCCAGCACCGACGTGATGCGCGGCGTCGTCTCGCTGCCCCACGGGTACGGGCACGCCCGCGACGGCGTGCGGATGCGCACCGCCACGACGCTGCCCGGCGTCTCGGTCAACGACCTCACCGACCCCGGGGTCGTCGACCCGCTGAGCGGCAACGCCGTCCTCAACGGCGTCCCGGTGACCCTCGCCCCCGCCCCCGCTACACCGCAGTAA
- a CDS encoding TetR/AcrR family transcriptional regulator, with product MGTAARVRMTPDERRRQLVGIGLRMFVERPVGDLSVDEVAAAAGVSRGLLFHYFPTKSDYHRAVVDAAGRRVRRNVAPDEGVTGEAAVRQVVGRFLDQVERRRAWYVALVRGRTELSRAAPDDPMETVTAFVADLARRELDLPAAAGPAARGWVAYLEDRALQWSAEPPAERAAGRDALVEHCVAALRALVALSPDPLDPGSDSPETP from the coding sequence GTGGGAACGGCGGCGCGCGTGCGGATGACCCCCGACGAGCGGCGCCGCCAGCTCGTCGGCATCGGCCTGCGGATGTTCGTCGAGCGGCCGGTCGGCGACCTCTCGGTCGACGAGGTCGCCGCGGCCGCGGGCGTCTCGCGCGGGCTGCTCTTCCACTACTTCCCGACGAAGTCCGACTACCACCGCGCCGTCGTCGATGCCGCCGGCCGCCGGGTGCGCCGCAACGTCGCCCCCGACGAGGGGGTCACCGGCGAGGCCGCCGTCAGGCAGGTCGTCGGGCGCTTCCTCGACCAGGTCGAGCGCCGCCGCGCCTGGTACGTGGCCCTCGTCCGCGGCCGCACCGAGCTGTCGCGGGCCGCACCGGACGACCCGATGGAGACCGTCACGGCCTTCGTCGCCGACCTCGCCCGGCGCGAGCTCGACCTGCCCGCGGCCGCCGGGCCCGCGGCCCGGGGCTGGGTCGCCTACCTCGAGGACCGCGCCCTCCAGTGGTCCGCCGAGCCGCCGGCCGAGCGCGCGGCGGGGCGCGACGCGCTCGTCGAGCACTGCGTCGCCGCGCTGCGCGCCCTCGTCGCCCTCAGCCCCGACCCGCTCGACCCCGGCTCGGACTCCCCCGAGACCCCCTGA
- a CDS encoding acyl-CoA dehydrogenase family protein produces MDFAPSARAADLASRVRAFVDTEVAPVEERLLADVAARRARGEDPWPPTAEVEDLKAKARAQGLWNLFLPAGEGDAWAERFGTDGGTGLTNLDYATVAEQTGRSTLAPLVLNCNAPDTGNMEVLLRYGTPEQQDAWLVPLLDGRIRSVFLMTEPGVASSDATTMAATATLDGDEVVVDGRKWWTTGAGHPDSRLGIFMGLTDPAAHRHRQHSMVLVPMDAPGVRVERMLSALGHHDEPLGHGEVTLDGVRVPAGNVLLGPGRAFEIAQGRLGPGRVHHCMRLVGLAEKALEMACERSSNRVAFGRPIANLGGNRERLARARIAINQARLLVLHAAWKLDTVGIEGALSEVSEIKAAVPQMACDVIDLAIQLHGGAGMSDDLPLAAAYAGARSLRLADGPDEVHLGVVARHLLKPYATRAQEATR; encoded by the coding sequence ATGGACTTCGCACCGTCCGCCCGCGCCGCCGACCTCGCCTCCCGGGTCCGCGCCTTCGTCGACACCGAGGTCGCGCCGGTCGAGGAGCGCCTCCTCGCCGACGTGGCCGCCCGCCGCGCCCGGGGCGAGGACCCGTGGCCGCCCACCGCCGAGGTCGAGGACCTCAAGGCCAAGGCCCGCGCGCAGGGCCTCTGGAACCTCTTCCTGCCGGCCGGCGAGGGCGACGCGTGGGCCGAGCGCTTCGGCACCGACGGCGGCACGGGGCTGACCAACCTCGACTACGCCACCGTCGCCGAGCAGACCGGCCGCTCGACCCTGGCGCCGCTCGTCCTCAACTGCAACGCCCCCGACACCGGCAACATGGAGGTGCTCCTGCGCTACGGCACCCCCGAGCAGCAGGACGCCTGGCTCGTCCCGCTCCTCGACGGGCGCATCCGCAGCGTCTTCCTCATGACCGAGCCCGGAGTCGCGAGCTCGGACGCCACGACGATGGCCGCCACGGCCACGCTCGACGGCGACGAGGTCGTCGTCGACGGTCGCAAGTGGTGGACGACCGGCGCCGGCCACCCGGACAGCCGGCTCGGCATCTTCATGGGCCTGACCGACCCCGCGGCGCACCGCCACCGCCAGCACTCGATGGTCCTGGTCCCGATGGACGCCCCGGGGGTCCGCGTCGAGCGGATGCTCAGCGCCCTCGGCCACCACGACGAGCCGCTCGGCCACGGCGAGGTGACCCTCGACGGCGTCCGCGTCCCCGCCGGCAACGTCCTCCTCGGCCCCGGCCGCGCCTTCGAGATCGCCCAGGGGCGCCTCGGCCCCGGTCGCGTCCACCACTGCATGCGGCTCGTCGGCCTCGCCGAGAAGGCGCTCGAGATGGCGTGCGAGCGCTCCAGCAACCGGGTCGCCTTCGGGAGGCCGATCGCGAACCTCGGCGGCAACCGCGAGCGCCTCGCGAGGGCCCGCATCGCCATCAACCAGGCGCGGCTGCTCGTGCTCCACGCCGCCTGGAAGCTCGACACCGTCGGCATCGAGGGCGCCCTCTCGGAGGTCAGCGAGATCAAGGCCGCCGTGCCGCAGATGGCCTGCGACGTCATCGACCTCGCGATCCAGCTGCACGGCGGTGCCGGCATGAGCGACGACCTCCCCCTCGCCGCCGCCTATGCCGGGGCGCGCAGCCTGCGCCTGGCCGACGGCCCGGACGAGGTGCACCTCGGCGTCGTCGCACGTCACCTGCTCAAGCCCTACGCCACCCGAGCCCAGGAGGCCACCCGATGA